The proteins below are encoded in one region of Odocoileus virginianus isolate 20LAN1187 ecotype Illinois chromosome 18, Ovbor_1.2, whole genome shotgun sequence:
- the GNE gene encoding bifunctional UDP-N-acetylglucosamine 2-epimerase/N-acetylmannosamine kinase isoform X1: MDINVYAHHALGLPGPHELYFQNLSKRKQVMEKKENNRKLRVCVATCNRADYSKLAPIMFGIKMEPEFFELDVVVLGSHLIDDYGNTYRMIEQDDFDINTRLHTIVRGEDEAAMVESVGLALVKLPDVLNRLKPDIMIVHGDRFDALALATSAALMNIRILHIEGGEVSGTIDDSIRHAITKLAHYHVCCTRSAEQHLISMCEDHDRILLAGCPSYDKLLSAKNKDYMSIIRMWLGDDVKPKDYIVALQHPVTTDIKHSIKMFELTLDALTSFNKRTLVLFPNIDAGSKEMVRVMRKKGIEHHPNFRAVKHVPFDQFIQLVAHAGCMIGNSSCGVREVGAFGTPVINLGTRQIGRETGENVLHVRDADTQDKILQALHLQFGKQYPCSKIYGDGNAVPRILKFLKSIDLQEPLQKKFCFPPVKDNISQDIDHILETLSALAVDLGGTNLRVAIVSMKGEIVKKYTQFNPKTYEERINLILQMCVEAAAEAVKLNCRILGVGISTGGRVNPREGIVLHSTKLIQEWNSVDLRSPLSDTLHLPVWVDNDGNCAALAERKFGQGKGLENFVTLITGTGIGGGIIHQHELIHGSSFCAAELGHIVVSLDGPDCSCGSHGCIEAYASGMALQREAKKLHDEDQLLVEGMSVPKDEAVGALHLIQAAKLGNAKAQSILRTAGTALGLGVVNILHTMNPSLVILSGVLASHYIHTVKDIIRQQALSSVQDVDVVVSDLVEPALLGAASMVLDYTTRRIY, from the exons GAACTCTATTTTCAGAAcctctcaaaaagaaaacaagtcatggagaagaaagagaataacCGAAAGCTTCGGGTTTGTGTTGCTACTTGCAACCGTGCTGATTATTCCAAACTTGCCCCCATCATGTTTGGCATCAAAATGGAACCTGAGTTCTTTGAACTTGACGTGGTGGTACTTGGCTCTCACCTGATAGATGACTATGG AAACACGTATCGCATGATTGAACAAGATGACTTTGACATTAACACCAGGTTACACACGATTGTCAGAGGGGAAGATGAGGCAGCCATGGTGGAGTCCGTAGGCCTGGCCCTTGTGAAGCTACCAGATGTCCTGAATCGCCTGAAGCCTGACATCATGATTGTCCATGGAGACAGGTTTGATGCCCTGGCGCTGGCTACCTCTGCTGCCCTGATGAATATCCGGATCCTTCACATTGAAGGGGGGGAGGTCAGTGGGACCATTGACGACTCCATCAGACACGCCATAACGAAGCTGGCTCATTATCACGTGTGCTGCACCCGAAGCGCAGAGCAGCACCTGATATCCATGTGTGAGGACCACGACCGCATCCTGCTGGCAGGCTGCCCCTCCTACGACAAGCTGCTCTCCGCCAAGAACAAGGACTACATGAGCATCATTCGGATGTGGCTAG GTGATGATGTAAAACCTAAAGATTACATCGTTGCTCTCCAGCACCCTGTGACCACTGACATTAAGCATTCCATAAAAATGTTTGAATTAACATTGGATGCACTTACCTCATTTAACAAGCGGACCCTAGTTCTGTTTCCTAATATTGATGCAG GGAGCAAAGAGATGGTTCGAGTGATGCGGAAGAAGGGCATTGAGCATCATCCCAATTTTCGTGCAGTTAAACATGTCCCATTTGACCAGTTTATACAGCTGGTTGCCCATGCTGGTTGTATGATTGGGAACAGCAGCTGTGGGGTACGAGAAGTTGGAGCTTTTGGAACACCTGTCATCAACTTAGGAACACGTCAGATTGGAAGAGAAACAG GGGAGAATGTCCTTCATGTCCGGGATGCTGATACCCAAGACAAAATATTACAAGCATTGCACCTTCAGTTTGGTAAACAGTACCCTTG TTCAAAGATATATGGGGATGGAAATGCTGTTCCAAGGATTTTGAAGTTTCTCAAATCTATTGATCTTCAAGAGCCACTacaaaagaaattttgttttcctcctgtGAAGGATAACATCTCTCAAGATATTGACCATATTCTTGAAACTCTAAGTGCCTTGGCTGTTGATCTTGGTGGGACGAACCTCCGAGTTGCAATAGTCAGCATGAAG ggtGAAATAGTTAAGAAGTATACTCAGTTCAATCCTAAGACGTATGAAGAGAGGATTAATTTAATCCTACAGATGTGTGTAGAAGCCGCAGCAGAAGCTGTAAAACTGAACTGCAGAATTTTGGGAGTAG GCATTTCCACAGGTGGCCGTGTAAATCCCCGGGAAGGAATTGTGCTGCATTCAACCAAACTGATTCAAGAGTGGAACTCTGTGGACCTCAGAAGCCccctgtctgacactttgcatcTCCCTGTGTGGGTGGACAATGATGGCAACTGTGCTGCCCTGGCAGAAAGGAAGTTTGGCCAAGGAAAAGGCCTTGAAAACTTTGTGACGCTCATCACAGGCACAG GAATTGGCGGGGGGATCATCCATCAGCACGAGCTGATCCACGGCAGCTCCTTCTGTGCTGCAGAGCTTGGCCACATCGTGGTGTCCCTGGACGGGCCCGACTGTTCCTGTGGAAGCCATGGCTGTATCGAAGCGTATGCCTCTGGAATGGCCTTGCAGAGGGAAGCAAAAAAGCTACATGATG AAGACCAGCTCCTGGTGGAAGGGATGTCCGTGCCAAAAGACGAGGCTGTGGGCGCCCTCCATCTCATCCAGGCTGCAAAACTCGGCAACGCGAAGGCCCAGAGCATCTTAAGAACAG cTGGAACAGCTTTAGGTCTTGGGGTTGTGAACATCCTCCACACTATGAATCCTTCCCTTGTGATCCTCTCTGGAGTCCTAGCCAGTCACTAcatccacactgtcaaagacaTCATCCGCCAGCAAGCCTTGTCCTCGGTTCAGGACGTGGACGTGGTGGTTTCAGATTTGGTGGAACCTGCTCTGCTTGGCGCCGCCAGCATGGTTCTGGACTACACGACTCGCAGAATCTACTAG
- the GNE gene encoding bifunctional UDP-N-acetylglucosamine 2-epimerase/N-acetylmannosamine kinase isoform X2: protein MEKKENNRKLRVCVATCNRADYSKLAPIMFGIKMEPEFFELDVVVLGSHLIDDYGNTYRMIEQDDFDINTRLHTIVRGEDEAAMVESVGLALVKLPDVLNRLKPDIMIVHGDRFDALALATSAALMNIRILHIEGGEVSGTIDDSIRHAITKLAHYHVCCTRSAEQHLISMCEDHDRILLAGCPSYDKLLSAKNKDYMSIIRMWLGDDVKPKDYIVALQHPVTTDIKHSIKMFELTLDALTSFNKRTLVLFPNIDAGSKEMVRVMRKKGIEHHPNFRAVKHVPFDQFIQLVAHAGCMIGNSSCGVREVGAFGTPVINLGTRQIGRETGENVLHVRDADTQDKILQALHLQFGKQYPCSKIYGDGNAVPRILKFLKSIDLQEPLQKKFCFPPVKDNISQDIDHILETLSALAVDLGGTNLRVAIVSMKGEIVKKYTQFNPKTYEERINLILQMCVEAAAEAVKLNCRILGVGISTGGRVNPREGIVLHSTKLIQEWNSVDLRSPLSDTLHLPVWVDNDGNCAALAERKFGQGKGLENFVTLITGTGIGGGIIHQHELIHGSSFCAAELGHIVVSLDGPDCSCGSHGCIEAYASGMALQREAKKLHDEDQLLVEGMSVPKDEAVGALHLIQAAKLGNAKAQSILRTAGTALGLGVVNILHTMNPSLVILSGVLASHYIHTVKDIIRQQALSSVQDVDVVVSDLVEPALLGAASMVLDYTTRRIY, encoded by the exons atggagaagaaagagaataacCGAAAGCTTCGGGTTTGTGTTGCTACTTGCAACCGTGCTGATTATTCCAAACTTGCCCCCATCATGTTTGGCATCAAAATGGAACCTGAGTTCTTTGAACTTGACGTGGTGGTACTTGGCTCTCACCTGATAGATGACTATGG AAACACGTATCGCATGATTGAACAAGATGACTTTGACATTAACACCAGGTTACACACGATTGTCAGAGGGGAAGATGAGGCAGCCATGGTGGAGTCCGTAGGCCTGGCCCTTGTGAAGCTACCAGATGTCCTGAATCGCCTGAAGCCTGACATCATGATTGTCCATGGAGACAGGTTTGATGCCCTGGCGCTGGCTACCTCTGCTGCCCTGATGAATATCCGGATCCTTCACATTGAAGGGGGGGAGGTCAGTGGGACCATTGACGACTCCATCAGACACGCCATAACGAAGCTGGCTCATTATCACGTGTGCTGCACCCGAAGCGCAGAGCAGCACCTGATATCCATGTGTGAGGACCACGACCGCATCCTGCTGGCAGGCTGCCCCTCCTACGACAAGCTGCTCTCCGCCAAGAACAAGGACTACATGAGCATCATTCGGATGTGGCTAG GTGATGATGTAAAACCTAAAGATTACATCGTTGCTCTCCAGCACCCTGTGACCACTGACATTAAGCATTCCATAAAAATGTTTGAATTAACATTGGATGCACTTACCTCATTTAACAAGCGGACCCTAGTTCTGTTTCCTAATATTGATGCAG GGAGCAAAGAGATGGTTCGAGTGATGCGGAAGAAGGGCATTGAGCATCATCCCAATTTTCGTGCAGTTAAACATGTCCCATTTGACCAGTTTATACAGCTGGTTGCCCATGCTGGTTGTATGATTGGGAACAGCAGCTGTGGGGTACGAGAAGTTGGAGCTTTTGGAACACCTGTCATCAACTTAGGAACACGTCAGATTGGAAGAGAAACAG GGGAGAATGTCCTTCATGTCCGGGATGCTGATACCCAAGACAAAATATTACAAGCATTGCACCTTCAGTTTGGTAAACAGTACCCTTG TTCAAAGATATATGGGGATGGAAATGCTGTTCCAAGGATTTTGAAGTTTCTCAAATCTATTGATCTTCAAGAGCCACTacaaaagaaattttgttttcctcctgtGAAGGATAACATCTCTCAAGATATTGACCATATTCTTGAAACTCTAAGTGCCTTGGCTGTTGATCTTGGTGGGACGAACCTCCGAGTTGCAATAGTCAGCATGAAG ggtGAAATAGTTAAGAAGTATACTCAGTTCAATCCTAAGACGTATGAAGAGAGGATTAATTTAATCCTACAGATGTGTGTAGAAGCCGCAGCAGAAGCTGTAAAACTGAACTGCAGAATTTTGGGAGTAG GCATTTCCACAGGTGGCCGTGTAAATCCCCGGGAAGGAATTGTGCTGCATTCAACCAAACTGATTCAAGAGTGGAACTCTGTGGACCTCAGAAGCCccctgtctgacactttgcatcTCCCTGTGTGGGTGGACAATGATGGCAACTGTGCTGCCCTGGCAGAAAGGAAGTTTGGCCAAGGAAAAGGCCTTGAAAACTTTGTGACGCTCATCACAGGCACAG GAATTGGCGGGGGGATCATCCATCAGCACGAGCTGATCCACGGCAGCTCCTTCTGTGCTGCAGAGCTTGGCCACATCGTGGTGTCCCTGGACGGGCCCGACTGTTCCTGTGGAAGCCATGGCTGTATCGAAGCGTATGCCTCTGGAATGGCCTTGCAGAGGGAAGCAAAAAAGCTACATGATG AAGACCAGCTCCTGGTGGAAGGGATGTCCGTGCCAAAAGACGAGGCTGTGGGCGCCCTCCATCTCATCCAGGCTGCAAAACTCGGCAACGCGAAGGCCCAGAGCATCTTAAGAACAG cTGGAACAGCTTTAGGTCTTGGGGTTGTGAACATCCTCCACACTATGAATCCTTCCCTTGTGATCCTCTCTGGAGTCCTAGCCAGTCACTAcatccacactgtcaaagacaTCATCCGCCAGCAAGCCTTGTCCTCGGTTCAGGACGTGGACGTGGTGGTTTCAGATTTGGTGGAACCTGCTCTGCTTGGCGCCGCCAGCATGGTTCTGGACTACACGACTCGCAGAATCTACTAG
- the GNE gene encoding bifunctional UDP-N-acetylglucosamine 2-epimerase/N-acetylmannosamine kinase isoform X3 gives MIEQDDFDINTRLHTIVRGEDEAAMVESVGLALVKLPDVLNRLKPDIMIVHGDRFDALALATSAALMNIRILHIEGGEVSGTIDDSIRHAITKLAHYHVCCTRSAEQHLISMCEDHDRILLAGCPSYDKLLSAKNKDYMSIIRMWLGDDVKPKDYIVALQHPVTTDIKHSIKMFELTLDALTSFNKRTLVLFPNIDAGSKEMVRVMRKKGIEHHPNFRAVKHVPFDQFIQLVAHAGCMIGNSSCGVREVGAFGTPVINLGTRQIGRETGENVLHVRDADTQDKILQALHLQFGKQYPCSKIYGDGNAVPRILKFLKSIDLQEPLQKKFCFPPVKDNISQDIDHILETLSALAVDLGGTNLRVAIVSMKGEIVKKYTQFNPKTYEERINLILQMCVEAAAEAVKLNCRILGVGISTGGRVNPREGIVLHSTKLIQEWNSVDLRSPLSDTLHLPVWVDNDGNCAALAERKFGQGKGLENFVTLITGTGIGGGIIHQHELIHGSSFCAAELGHIVVSLDGPDCSCGSHGCIEAYASGMALQREAKKLHDEDQLLVEGMSVPKDEAVGALHLIQAAKLGNAKAQSILRTAGTALGLGVVNILHTMNPSLVILSGVLASHYIHTVKDIIRQQALSSVQDVDVVVSDLVEPALLGAASMVLDYTTRRIY, from the exons ATGATTGAACAAGATGACTTTGACATTAACACCAGGTTACACACGATTGTCAGAGGGGAAGATGAGGCAGCCATGGTGGAGTCCGTAGGCCTGGCCCTTGTGAAGCTACCAGATGTCCTGAATCGCCTGAAGCCTGACATCATGATTGTCCATGGAGACAGGTTTGATGCCCTGGCGCTGGCTACCTCTGCTGCCCTGATGAATATCCGGATCCTTCACATTGAAGGGGGGGAGGTCAGTGGGACCATTGACGACTCCATCAGACACGCCATAACGAAGCTGGCTCATTATCACGTGTGCTGCACCCGAAGCGCAGAGCAGCACCTGATATCCATGTGTGAGGACCACGACCGCATCCTGCTGGCAGGCTGCCCCTCCTACGACAAGCTGCTCTCCGCCAAGAACAAGGACTACATGAGCATCATTCGGATGTGGCTAG GTGATGATGTAAAACCTAAAGATTACATCGTTGCTCTCCAGCACCCTGTGACCACTGACATTAAGCATTCCATAAAAATGTTTGAATTAACATTGGATGCACTTACCTCATTTAACAAGCGGACCCTAGTTCTGTTTCCTAATATTGATGCAG GGAGCAAAGAGATGGTTCGAGTGATGCGGAAGAAGGGCATTGAGCATCATCCCAATTTTCGTGCAGTTAAACATGTCCCATTTGACCAGTTTATACAGCTGGTTGCCCATGCTGGTTGTATGATTGGGAACAGCAGCTGTGGGGTACGAGAAGTTGGAGCTTTTGGAACACCTGTCATCAACTTAGGAACACGTCAGATTGGAAGAGAAACAG GGGAGAATGTCCTTCATGTCCGGGATGCTGATACCCAAGACAAAATATTACAAGCATTGCACCTTCAGTTTGGTAAACAGTACCCTTG TTCAAAGATATATGGGGATGGAAATGCTGTTCCAAGGATTTTGAAGTTTCTCAAATCTATTGATCTTCAAGAGCCACTacaaaagaaattttgttttcctcctgtGAAGGATAACATCTCTCAAGATATTGACCATATTCTTGAAACTCTAAGTGCCTTGGCTGTTGATCTTGGTGGGACGAACCTCCGAGTTGCAATAGTCAGCATGAAG ggtGAAATAGTTAAGAAGTATACTCAGTTCAATCCTAAGACGTATGAAGAGAGGATTAATTTAATCCTACAGATGTGTGTAGAAGCCGCAGCAGAAGCTGTAAAACTGAACTGCAGAATTTTGGGAGTAG GCATTTCCACAGGTGGCCGTGTAAATCCCCGGGAAGGAATTGTGCTGCATTCAACCAAACTGATTCAAGAGTGGAACTCTGTGGACCTCAGAAGCCccctgtctgacactttgcatcTCCCTGTGTGGGTGGACAATGATGGCAACTGTGCTGCCCTGGCAGAAAGGAAGTTTGGCCAAGGAAAAGGCCTTGAAAACTTTGTGACGCTCATCACAGGCACAG GAATTGGCGGGGGGATCATCCATCAGCACGAGCTGATCCACGGCAGCTCCTTCTGTGCTGCAGAGCTTGGCCACATCGTGGTGTCCCTGGACGGGCCCGACTGTTCCTGTGGAAGCCATGGCTGTATCGAAGCGTATGCCTCTGGAATGGCCTTGCAGAGGGAAGCAAAAAAGCTACATGATG AAGACCAGCTCCTGGTGGAAGGGATGTCCGTGCCAAAAGACGAGGCTGTGGGCGCCCTCCATCTCATCCAGGCTGCAAAACTCGGCAACGCGAAGGCCCAGAGCATCTTAAGAACAG cTGGAACAGCTTTAGGTCTTGGGGTTGTGAACATCCTCCACACTATGAATCCTTCCCTTGTGATCCTCTCTGGAGTCCTAGCCAGTCACTAcatccacactgtcaaagacaTCATCCGCCAGCAAGCCTTGTCCTCGGTTCAGGACGTGGACGTGGTGGTTTCAGATTTGGTGGAACCTGCTCTGCTTGGCGCCGCCAGCATGGTTCTGGACTACACGACTCGCAGAATCTACTAG